The window GTAAAGAAAGTTTACAATCTGCAGCTAGCCTTATTAATCATTCCAAAAAACCATTAGCTTTGGTGGGACAAGGTGTGATTTTGGGCAACGCTGAGAAAGAACTGTTAGACTTTTTACAGCATGGAGATATTCCTGCCGCCTCTACTATGTTGGGGCTTTCTGCTTTGCCAAGTGATGAACCCTTAAATATGGGAATGTTAGGGATGCATGGTAATGTTGCTGCTAATTTGAAAACAAATGAATGTGATGTATTGATTGCCATTGGAATGCGTTTCGATGACCGCGTTACCGGAGATTTGAATACTTATGCTAAACAAGCTCAAATTATACACTTTGATATAGATCCTTCAGAAATCAATAAAAACGTTAAAGTCAATGTTGCCGTTTTGGGAAATATAAAGGAAACTCTTCCGGCGGTAAATAAATTATTAAAAAAAACACAACATACGGCTTGGAAAAAAACATTCAAATCTCTATTGGAACAAGAACTGAATACAGTTATCCAAAAAGAACTTTATTCTCAAGTAGGTCCTTTAAGAATGGGAGAAGTAGTACATAAAGTATCAGAAGCTACTGAAGGCAATGCAGTTCTGGTAACAGATGTAGGTCAAAATCAAATGATGGGGGTTCGTTACTTCAAATATAAACAAACTCGTAGTGTAGTAACTTCAGGGGGATTAGGAACAATGGGGTTTGGTTTACCTGCATCTATAGGGGCAAAATGCGGTGTTCCTAATCGTACAGTTTGTCTCTTTGTCGGAGACGGTGGATTTCAAATGACCATTCAAGAATTAGGAACAATTATGCAGTCAAATATTGATGTCAAAATCATTCTTTTGAATAATAGTTATTTAGGAATGGTTCGCCAGTGGCAGGAACTATTCTTTTCCGAACGATATTCTGAAACAGCTATGGATAATCCTGATTTCATTCAAATAGCATCTGCCTATCGCATTCCGGGAAGAAGTGTTTCTAGAAGAGAAGAATTAGATGAAGCTATTTACGAAATGTTAGAAACAAAGGGGACCTACTTGCTGGAAGCTAAAGTGTTATCAAAAAGTATGGTTTATCCAATGATTCCAGCTGGGGCATGCATTACACATATATTGTTAGGAGATGAAAAATAAAATACTTTATACAATAACAATATTTTCTGAAAATATTGTTGGCTTACTGAACCAAGTAGCTATTATTTTTACAAGGCGTGGACTAAACATAGAAACACTTTCTGTTTCTCAGTCTGCTCTTGAGGGTATCCATAAATTTACAATTACTACATTCGCTGATGCAGAAATCATATGTAAAGTAACAAAACAAATTGATAAACAAGTTGATATATTAAAGGCTTATTACAATATAGATGTAGACCTTGTTTTTCAGGAGATCGCTTTGTACAAAGTTTCTACATCTCGTTTGCTAGTTTTGAGATCTATTGAAGACCTTATTCGTCAATATAATGTTCGAATATTGGACATGACCGAAGTTTGGACTGTCTTAGAAAAGACTGGGCATTATGATGAAACACAAGCTTTGTTCACAGAGTTGAGTGAAAAGATAGGTGTTTTACAGTTTATTCGTTCTGGACGAATCGCCATTACAAAATCTAATGTAGAACGATTGAGTGATATGTTAGCGACAATAGAAGAAAAGATAAAAGCATGATAAAAGCATTGGAATCCTTGATAATAGAATCTTATTCTTATTAAGGAGCAGCTATCGATGAATAATACAAATCCGAAACTAATGATTTATGCCTTAACAGTTGTAAATTCATGATTTAGTAATAATTGCAAAACCGTTAAGAACACGTAGTCCTTTGCCGAAGGACTTCGTACAGAAGTACCGCAGTAGCAGCTGATACATTTAATGATGTAATATTCCCCAAGGTAGGGATCTTTACCAGTTTATCACAAAGATATAAAACAGCTGGCGAAATACCTTTATCTTCACTTCCTATTACGATAGCTGTTGGATATGTGTAATCAGTCTTTGTATAGAGAGTTGTAGCTTTCTCAGTAGCTGCATAAACTTTATATCCACACAGTTTCAGAAATTTGACAGCATTCATAATATTGGATTCACGACAAACAGATAGTGACATTAATGCTCCTGCAGAAATTTTTATAGCATCGGCATTAACTGAAACACTATTGACGAGTGGAATAACAATTGCATTTACTCCTGCACATTCACAACTACGGGCAATGGCTCCAAAATTATGTACATCAGTTATTCCATCTAATAATAAAATAAGTGGAACTTTTCCTTCTTCATATAAAAATGGAACAATACTCTCCAATTTTTGATAAGTGATGGTTGAAATAAAAGCAACTAATCCCTGATGATTTCTGCGAGTCAATCGGTCTAATTTTTCACGAGGTACTCGGCGAATAAGAATATCTGTTTCTTTTATGATGTTAAACAATTCATGAGACAGCTTACTCTGTAACCCTTTGCATATCAAAATTTTATCTATTTTTTTACCTATCTGTATAGCTTCTATAATGGCTCGTTTGCCGAAAATCATTTCAAATTCTTTCATTTTAATAATTCCTTGGCATTTTCTATAGCAGCACTTGTCAATTCCGAACTACTGAGTAATTGAACAATTACTCTTATCCTTTCTTTTTTAGATAACTGATGAATAAATATTTCCATAGAGGATTCTTTTCTTTGTTTTGTATATCACAAATTAATTGTCTCATCGTGCCGCTAATTACGGCAAACGGGTATTAATAACAATTACCTGCCATTACTCTGCCCATTTTCATTTTGTGCATTAGTTTTCCCATTTTATCAGCAATTTCTCCTGAAACATCCGTAATTCTATTTCATCAAAAATAATAGAAGGAAAGTGCTGTTACTTACAGCTAACAAAGCTTCTAGTCCCAACATTAGCCTTGGGAGCTTCACTATCTGAAGCTATTTGAAATATTACTCTCAAATCATTATTTTGATTTACTGGAAATAAGAATTTTAGATTGTCTGCCCAAAAGTATCCGGATTCTTATCTGTTATTTGACAATTAAACTGCATTTTTGGAATTCCTAAAGCACTAGCTTGCTTTTTTAATTGGGTTTCTAACAATATAGCTGCTTTACATCGAGTTCGAGTCAATTTTTGAGCTAATCAAAATATATTGGCCTATAATTCTTTCATTTGGCTTGATATATTCATCGTAATTCGCTATTTCTTTTAATTGTTTATTTAAAATGATTTTTCACTTCAATGAGTTTTCCCATATTATTTACTTTGTGTTTTTGCTATAAAGAATAAAGCAAATCTAGTCATTTGTTAACTTGTTGTAATCTATCAGGAGATAGTCCTAAACATTCTTGACCATACCTTCTATATCATTCAAATTCAAATGGACTGTTTGTAATTTATCTGCTATACTTATTCAACTTAGGGCACACTTTAGGGCACACTTTTCTTAAAGAAAAAACTATATTCAGAGATTTTTTCAATAAAAAAACAATTCCTTTTTCATCATGTGAAAGGGATTCCTATTCTCTTTGTTTTCTTTGCAATTCTACTTGTTCACCGAATTTTGGATTGGTCTCTTTCAACTGACTAAATTGAAAAGGAGATAATCTTATTCATTAGCAGATCTTTTAGATTTTTCTTTTAACCTTTGAAATTGATAATAAACAGATACGAAGGAAGTATAAACATTTTATACTCATTCTTTAAGTTTTTATTGCAGACTAATACATCCTGTAGTTAAAAGCTATTATCTTCCAATAATAAATTTCCATATTGTGAGAGAATATCAATTAAATAAAAACCTAATTCTTTCAAATCATTAATCCCATTGGAGCATCGAGTGCACGCAATTTACCTAACTTCCATATTTCTTTCTTTATTTATAATACAGTTTTTTGCTTTTGCATTATATTTTCTATGTTTTTCATTGAAAAAAGGATTAAATCCTAAAATTCAGAGATAAAGCTCCTGTAACGACGGATTTTCCAGAACCTATTTCGCCTGTAATGACAGAAAAATTTTTGGAGAAATTTATTTCCAATTTGGATATTAGGGCACAATTTCTTACGGATAAACTTTGAAGCATACTGGTTTTTTTGAAGGTTTAAATTTGCCATTAATTGTTAGAGTAAAGTAAGTTGTAATAAAATATGTTATGACTTCCCATATTAAAGATTTTTAAAGAAAATAGAATATAGAAAAAGCCAAACTGACTTTTCTTGCAATTTTCGATAGTATTCCAATACTATTATTGCTTTTCATCATGGCAATTTATTTCATAATTACATTAATGCCCTTTACATTTAATTATTCTGGAAAATCAACGTAAGGCTATAAGTATTCGAAGTACTTACTAAGGTATTTTCTTAGATGTTTCATTTGTAGAAAAAAACCATCTCAGAATGTAAGATCGTATGTGCACACCCGTGTACACATTAAATTTGCAAATGAAATATTTCCTATAGTGAATGAACTTTTTGTAAAAATTTTCTATATCACACGTGGTCACAATTTTCTTCCAATTCACTCAAAAATATCAATTTGTTGCTCATTAACATTTTCCACCTCTTTCTCTTGGGTAAATAGCCTAGAGGCTTAAAAACAATAAACTTACCAGGGAATAAAAGCTTTTTCATATTAAGTAAGTTTTGTAAAATGTAGTGAAACAAAATACCTGGATAGAACGCATTATTATAATAATTCAAGTACTTCGTTTTTTTGAAAACGAACATGTTTATTATGCACTTCTTTTTCTACTGTATTTTTTCGTTTTCAAAGTCCAAATCACCCAGTAGTTTTTGTGAATCAGGTTCAGGCAATGATTGTACGTTTTCTAATTTTTTTTCAATTTGTCTTGATCGGATGCCCGTTTTGGCCAATTCTTCACTTGCACTGTCAAGTTTCTTTTTTGCTGCTTCTACAACTTCGGCAAACTTACTGAATTGCGTCTTTACAGCACCTAATAAATCCCATATCTCACTTGTTCTTTTTTCAACAGCCAAACTTCTGAATCCCATTTGAAGACTATTAAGAAAAGCTGATATAGTAGTTGGCCCAGCAATTGTAATTTTGAATTCTACGTGTATACTTTGAAAAAGATTTGGTATGCGTAATACTTCCGCATACAATCCTTCAAAGGGTAAAAACATTATTGCAAATTCAGTTGTATTAGGAGGATCTATATATTTTTCATGAATATCTTTTGCAAACTTTTTTATTTTTGTCTCTAAATCTTTTTTAGAGCGTTCAATCATTTGTAAATCAGCTGTTTCATATGAAGACATAAGACTTTCATAATCTGCAGTTGGAAATTTTGCATCAATAGGTAACCATATAAATTCATGTGTTTCCTTTTTGCTAGGTATTTTTATCGCGAATTCAACATTTTCTTTGCTCCCCGATTTTGTTTTAACATTTTTGGCATATTGACTAGGCGGAAGAAGCTGTTCAAGTATTGCAGCAAGCTGATATTCACCCAGGACACCTTTTGTTTTAACATTGGATAATACTTTCCTTAAATCACCAACGTTACTAGCCACATTACGCATTTCACCTATTCCTCTTTGAAGTTTGTCTAAAGTGTTACTTACAGATTTAAATGATTCTGTAAATCTTTCTTCTAATGTATCATGTAGTTTTTCATCAACAGTTTTTCGCATTTCTTCAAGTTTCGCACTATTGTTTTTTTGTATTTCTGTTAGTTTCTTTTCTATTGTTTCCCTATTTTTTTCGAAAACAATATTTGTATCTTTTGCTAAAGAATCAATTCTTGCTGAAAATTTTTCTTCAAAATCTTTCAATGATTTTGTTAATTCTTCTCTACCATATTTATTAGCCATACTAACAGAATCTTGAATAGATTTGAATTCCCTATTCAATATTTCAGAGAAATTTGAAATATTTTTCGATAATTCTTCACGATTCATTTTTAGTGACGAAGATAATTCTTCTCTACTGTCTTTAGCAGATTTATTATTTTCATCTCTATTTCTTCTAAATTCATCACGAGTCGTTACATTATTTCTGTTTAAGAGAATAACATTAACAATTACAATTACCAAAACCAAAAATTGAAAAATCAACTCTAAATTCATGAAAGTGATCTTGTTAGTATTCTTGTTAGTATTTAAATATAAAAATCTTGCTATCGTTATTACAACGACATATTATAATGATAAGATGTAGTCAACAATATCTATTGCTACTTCTTTTTTCGATTTCAATGGGAACTCCTTTTGTTTTCCTATCATATTAATAATCGTTATTTTATTAGTATTTGTTTGAAATCCGGATCCTTTTTCTTTCAAAGAATTTAAGACAATGAAATCCAGGTTCTTTTTTTGTAATTTTTCTATTGAATTAGACAATTCATTTTCGGTTTCCAAAGCAAAACCCACCAAAATTTGTCCTGATTTCTTCATTTTACCTAAAGCAAGAGCGATATCTAGATTAGATGTCAATTCCAATGAAAACGGTTCATTTGCTTTGTGTTTAATTTTGTTTTCTGAATAATACAAAGGTTTATAATCTGCAACTGCAGCACAGAGTATTCCTATATCTATTTCTGAAAATTTGCTTAATGTAGCATTATACATTTCCTCTGCTGACTCAACATCAATCCTGAATATATTCGGATGAATAGTTTTCAATCGTACAGGACCACTTACTAAGATTACCTTTGCTCCTCTCTCAGCACATTCTTCTGCTAAAGCAAAGCCCATTTTTCCTGAAGAATAATTACTTATATAACGCGTAGGATCTATTCTTTCGTGGGTGGGACCAGCATTTATTAATATTTTCTTCCCTATTAATTGCTTTTTTTTTTCAAAAAAATACTCAATAATTTTTACAATTGTATCGGGCTCTTCCATTCTTCCCTTACCTTCTAAAGAACTGGCTAAATAGCCAATTGTAGGAAAAATAATATGATTTCCATATGATTGCAATTTATCAATATTATACTGTGTTGTAGGATGAATAAACATATCTGAATCCATGGCCGGTGCTACAAATACGGGGGCTCTCATAGATAAGTAAGTGGTTATAAGCATATTACTGGCTATTCCATTTGCCATTTTCCCAATAGTAGAGGCTGTAGCTGGTGCTATTAGCATAGCATCTGCCCATAAACCTAAGTTGACATGACTATGCCATGTACCTTCATTTGCAGCAAAAAAATCAATCACTACAGGTTTTTGGGTCAAAGCTGATAAGGTAACTGGCGTAATAAATTCCTTTCCTTTAGGAGTCATTACAATTTGTATTTCCACTCCTTTCTTTATTAATGCACGAGCAAGGTAAGCAGCTTTATAAGCTGCTATGCTTCCAGTAATTCCTAGTACAATCTTTTTCCCGTCCAACATAACATACCACACAAATATTTACAAAATCGATGCAAGTTAGTGTTTTTTTTTTACCTTCATGAAATTTTATTGAAAAGGCAAAAATTTATGAAAAAGGTTATCTCAACCAAAAATGCCCCAGAAGTTATTGGACCCTACTCACAAGCAGTAAAAGCAGGAGATTTTGTTTTTTTTTCTGGGCAATTAGGAATCAATCCGGCAACAGGAGAATTTATCTCGAATTCAATAACTGAACAAACTGAACAAATATTCAAAAATATAACTGCAATTTTAGATGAAATAGGGTTGACCTTAAAAAATATTGTCAAAACAACCGTTTTTTTGTCCGACATATCAAATTTTGCAGTAATGAATGAAATATATAGTAAATATTTTATACCTCATCCTTATCCAGCTCGTTCAGTTATTGCAGTAAAAACTTTGCCCAAAAATGCCCTGATAGAAATAGAAGTAGTTGCTATTTATTGATAAATTTGAGTTATGGCATCCAGAATATTAAAAATGATAGAAAAATTTAATAAGATGGTTGTTCAAAATTGCTATCTCCAATTTACCTGAGTATGCTTGTTGGGATAATAATGCTAAAATGCTATCTCAGTGAGGTCTTATCTATTCTTCAGTAAAAGTAAAATAGTAGAGTAAGGAGAAATATTACAAATGGCAGATTTCCTTCAACAACTCAATGAAAGTCAACGTGAAGCGGTTATCTACAATGACGGTCCAAGTCTAGTTATCGCTGGAGCTGGTTCAGGTAAAACACGGGTAATTACCTACAAAATCGCTTACTTATTAAAAAATGGCATTTCTCCTCATAGTATATTGGCTTTGACATTTACTAATAAGGCTGCAAGAGAAATGAAAGTACGCGTTACTGAAATTATAGGAGAGAATATGACTCGTTTATTATGGATAGGCACTTTTCATTCTATTTTTTCCAAAATACTTCGTAGAGAGGCATCCCGAATAGGGTTTTATTCCGATTTTACAATTTATGATAAACAAGATTCCAAAAATCTTATTAAAAATATTATTAAAGAAAAAAAGTTAGACGATAAAATATATAAACCTACATTTGTTCAAAACATTATTTCCAAAGCAAAAAACGCTCTAATTACTCCTAAGCAATATGCAAATAATTGTGATTTGATAGAACAATACAATCAAGCTCAAAAAGCTTATATATTATACGACATTTATTTAACCTATAGCAATCGCTGCAAGATTGCAAATGCTATGGATTTTGACGATTTACTATTTTATACCTACTTACTTTTCAACGAATGCAAAGAGATTGCTCAAAAGTATTGGAATCGGTTTCAATTTATTTTAGTAGATGAGTATCAAGATACAAATTTTGCCCAACATGAAATTATTCAGCAATTGACCATAGAACAACATCACCGGATATGTATAGTAGGAGATGATGCACAAAGTATTTATTCTTTTCGTGGAGCAAATATTAGTAATATTTTGAATTTCAGATCAATATATCCAGAAAGTAAATTATTTAAACTGGAGCAAAACTATCGTTCCACGCAAACAATAGTCAATGCAGCAAATTCACTTATCTCTAAAAATAGAGAACAAATACCAAAAACTATTTACTCTCAAAAAGCAATAGGTGAAAAAATCAGGTTGACTGGATTTTACTCTGATTATGAAGAAGGAAGTAGGGTAGCAAATTGTATTGCAGAAATGCACATGTTGAAAAAGTATGAATATAAAGATTTTGTTATTTTATACCGTACTAATGCACAAAGTCGGATCTTTGAAGAAGCGTTGCGTAAACTAAATATACCTTATAAAATATATGGAGGTTTATCTTTTTATCAACGTAAAGAAATCAAGGACGTAGTTGCCTATATGAGATTGGCTTCTAATCTAGCAGATGAAGAGGCAATTAGACGGATCATCAATTATCCGAATCGAGGTATTGGTGATATTACTGTGAATAAGATTATTGCAGCAGCTAGTTTTCACAATACAATCTTGTGGGAAGTGCTTTCTAATCCGTTGAGTTATAATTTGAAAATTAATGCTGCAACTTTCGAAAAATTGAAAAAATTCCAATTACTTATCAATCGCTTTGTAGAAAAAGTTTCCACTCAAAATGCTTACAATGCGGGACGAATGATTATTCGAGAAACTGGTCTAATTAATAATGAACTCTATGAAGATCAGACCCCAGAAAATATAAGTCGTATTCAAAACTTAGAAGAATTAAGCAATAGTTTATACACATTTGTCTCTTCTCGTATAGAAGAAGGAAATGCAAACATTAAAATAAGTGACTTTCTTGCGGAGATATTCTTACTTACAGATCAAGATACGGATAAAAATGAAAACATCAATTTTGTAACAATGATGACTATCCATTCAGCAAAAGGTTTGGAATTTAAAAATGTTTTTGTTGTGGGATTAGAAGAGGGTTTATTCCCTTCCGAATTGAGTAAACAAAACTTACAAGAAATAGAGGAAGAGCGTCGTCTGTTTTATGTGGCAATTACTCGTGCAAAGGAAAATGTTATTTTAACTTATGCTAAGAATCGTTTTCAAAATGGACAATTTCATGATAGATTACCCAGTCGATTTATTAAAGATATAGATGAACAATATTTATCATTGCCTTCAAAATCTCATGTTTGTACTAATTCTGGGGGAGGGGGGTCTTTCAAAGAAAGCTCTTTAATTAATCATCAAAATAATCAAAGTAATATTGGAGACTTGAGAATTGGCAACAAAATCAGGCATAAACGTTTTGGTGATGGGAGAATCGTGGCTTTAATAGGCAAAAACGATAACGCACAAGCAACTGTAGAGTTTGAACAAGTTGGAATCAAACAATTACTCTTAAAGTTTGCACGAATTGAGATGATTAATGATGATTAAATTTTTCAATTTGCTCTAGACTTAGAGCAGAAGAATATAAATTTCTTTGTTTCACACCCTCTTATCAAAAAAATCATAACTCCAACGATTATATAAATAAAAGAGCACTTATACAAGTACTCCCTTATTTGTATAATTAATTATTCGTTTTATTATCAGTTGTATGCTGTTTCTCCATGTTCGTAAACATCTAATCCTTCTTCTTCCATTCGCAATGATACTCTTATACCTACAATTTTATCTACAACACGAAATATTATAACTGTCATCACTGCACTATATATAATTGTAGCTATAGTTGCGACAACTTGTACTTCCAGTTGATGCCATCCTCCATATAGAGCACCTTCTACACCATGAGGACCACTAACCATTTTTGTAGCAAACACACCAGTAAGTATAGAACCAATTATACCTCCTATGCCATGCACACCAAAAGCATCTAAAGCATCATCATATTTTAATTTTGACTTGACTAAAGAAACCATAAAAAAACATACAAGCGAAGAAGTTGCTCCAATAAAGAAAGCCCCTAATAAATCTACTGTTCCAGCAGCTGGCGTAATAGCCACCAGGCCCGCAACTGCTCCTGTACATGCTCCAACAATAGTTGGTTTTTTTTCTCGTATCCAATCTATAGCCATCCAAACTATTACAGCTACGGCTGTAGCAAAGTGAGTTACAAGGAAAGCATTAGCTGCAAGCCCATTAGCTGCCAAACCACTTCCAGCATTGAACCCAAACCAACCCAACCATAAAAGTGCTGTACCGAGAAATACAAAAGGAATATTGTGTGGTGGAGGAGTTATACCATGTTTATAATTCTTTCTTTTACCTACCATAATTGCCATAATCAAGGCCGTAATTCCAGCATTGATATGTACAACCGTTCCCCCGGCAAAGTCAATAGCCCCAATGCCTTTCTCACCTATCCAACCACCTCCCCATACCCAATGGGCCATCGGATTATAAACAAAAATTGACCAAACAATCGCAAACACTAAAAAACCAGAGAATTTTACCCGCTCAGCAAAAGCACCAATAATTAAAGACGGTGTAATAACGGCAAACATACATTGGAACAATGCAAAAATAATTTCAGGAATGTTTGTCTCTGTCAAAGTGTTCAATCCAATACCCCTTAAAAAAACTTTGTCAAATCCACCCATAATAAAACCCAACGGATTTTTTTGCTCAGAAAATGAAGTCCCAAATACCCAACTATACCCAAATGCGAACCAAAGAATACTTACAACTGCCGTCAACACAAGGCATTGCATAATGACACTTAACACATTCTTCTGACGAACTAATCCTCCGTAAAACAGAGCCAATCCAGGTACTGTCATCAACATAACTAAAAGGGTTGCTACTATTATCCAAGCTGTATTTCCACTGTCCAATACAGTAGGCTTTATACATAATCCTTCCATATCAATTTTTTAATTATTTGTTAGTTATTTGTTAGTATATAAAGTTTCGTCTCCCTGTTCGCCAGTACGAATACTATATGCATTATCTATAGTCGAAACGAAGATACGCCCATCACCCACCTCACCTGTATGAGCAGATTTTTCAATTGCTTTGATAGCTTTTTCTACGTTTATATCACGAACAACAAGATTGATTTGAATCCGTTCAATAGAACTTGTATCATAAACAACTCCCCGATAAATTCTCTCTTGACGGGCTTTCCCTACACCCCTCACGTCTGAATAAGAAAACCACTCGATGTCAGCTTCTAACAAAGCTTCTTTTACCTCATCGAATCTTGTCTTACGAATAATTGCCTCAATCTTCTTCATACATTTTAACAATTTTTAAATTAGCCTGAAATTTTAAGCAGAAATAGTCTCCATTAAACATATTAAACATATTAAAATATATTAAATATATTAAATATATTTAATATATTATTAAATACATATCAAACCCCTATATCAACCCTATAATTAACAACCACCTTTATGAATACCCTCGGCGGGGGTAAATCATTTCGTCCCCAAAAGCAAGAATAAGATAAGTAAAGGACTCTAACTTTAACTTTCTAAATATTATAAAAAGAATGGAAACTTACCTTTTAGAACTTGAAAAATTGAAGAAAATACTGCAAATCTATGCGGCAATTTAAATAGCTCACAATTTATTTAACTATATGATGGAAGTTAAGTAATTTTCTTACTCCTTAAGATATGAAACACAAATCTATGTAGAGATAATAGATAAAACATATTCCTAAAGATTTGACTCAGTACAAAACTCCCATTTTTTTTTCCATAATTCATAGAAATAATGTGCTGTCATATCTACCTGCAAAGGAACTAGTGCAGCATATCCCTTTGACAATGCCCATTCATCACAACAAGTATTTTCTGGTTCTTCATTGGCAAATTCACCACCCAACCAGTAAATAACTCTATCGTAGGGATCTTTTAATTTTTCAATCTTTTCTTGCCAATTCCCCTTAGTTTGTGTACAAATTTTCAATCCCTTTACATCAGAAATACTGGGAACATTCAAATTCAAACAAATACCTTTAGGTAATCCTTCCAACAATACCTTTTCAGCCACTAGTTTTCCATATTTTACTGCTTGTGAAAAATCTGCATTAGGCGAATGGTCTGTTAATGATACTCCCATAGAAGGAATACCTATAATACATCCTTCTAATGTAGCACCAATAGTACCAGAGTAAATAACACACACAGCCGCATTAGAGCCATGATTAATTCCTGCAACTAATAAATCAGGCTTTCTACTCACAATAGAATTGACTCCCAATTTGACACAATCTACAGGCGTCCCTGAACAACTATATATTGTTAAATCTTCTTCTTTTCGTAACAAATCTATACGAACTGGATTTAGAGAAGTAATAGCTCCCGACATCCCTGATCGAGCTCCTTCAGGAGCAACAACTACAATTTCGCCTATTTTGCGAAAACCTTTTATTAGCTCATTCAATCCTTTTGCATAGATTCCATCATCATTAGTAATAAATAC of the Candidatus Azobacteroides pseudotrichonymphae genomovar. CFP2 genome contains:
- a CDS encoding ATP-dependent helicase is translated as MADFLQQLNESQREAVIYNDGPSLVIAGAGSGKTRVITYKIAYLLKNGISPHSILALTFTNKAAREMKVRVTEIIGENMTRLLWIGTFHSIFSKILRREASRIGFYSDFTIYDKQDSKNLIKNIIKEKKLDDKIYKPTFVQNIISKAKNALITPKQYANNCDLIEQYNQAQKAYILYDIYLTYSNRCKIANAMDFDDLLFYTYLLFNECKEIAQKYWNRFQFILVDEYQDTNFAQHEIIQQLTIEQHHRICIVGDDAQSIYSFRGANISNILNFRSIYPESKLFKLEQNYRSTQTIVNAANSLISKNREQIPKTIYSQKAIGEKIRLTGFYSDYEEGSRVANCIAEMHMLKKYEYKDFVILYRTNAQSRIFEEALRKLNIPYKIYGGLSFYQRKEIKDVVAYMRLASNLADEEAIRRIINYPNRGIGDITVNKIIAAASFHNTILWEVLSNPLSYNLKINAATFEKLKKFQLLINRFVEKVSTQNAYNAGRMIIRETGLINNELYEDQTPENISRIQNLEELSNSLYTFVSSRIEEGNANIKISDFLAEIFLLTDQDTDKNENINFVTMMTIHSAKGLEFKNVFVVGLEEGLFPSELSKQNLQEIEEERRLFYVAITRAKENVILTYAKNRFQNGQFHDRLPSRFIKDIDEQYLSLPSKSHVCTNSGGGGSFKESSLINHQNNQSNIGDLRIGNKIRHKRFGDGRIVALIGKNDNAQATVEFEQVGIKQLLLKFARIEMINDD
- a CDS encoding P-II family nitrogen regulator, with the translated sequence MKKIEAIIRKTRFDEVKEALLEADIEWFSYSDVRGVGKARQERIYRGVVYDTSSIERIQINLVVRDINVEKAIKAIEKSAHTGEVGDGRIFVSTIDNAYSIRTGEQGDETLYTNK
- a CDS encoding ammonium transporter; the protein is MEGLCIKPTVLDSGNTAWIIVATLLVMLMTVPGLALFYGGLVRQKNVLSVIMQCLVLTAVVSILWFAFGYSWVFGTSFSEQKNPLGFIMGGFDKVFLRGIGLNTLTETNIPEIIFALFQCMFAVITPSLIIGAFAERVKFSGFLVFAIVWSIFVYNPMAHWVWGGGWIGEKGIGAIDFAGGTVVHINAGITALIMAIMVGKRKNYKHGITPPPHNIPFVFLGTALLWLGWFGFNAGSGLAANGLAANAFLVTHFATAVAVIVWMAIDWIREKKPTIVGACTGAVAGLVAITPAAGTVDLLGAFFIGATSSLVCFFMVSLVKSKLKYDDALDAFGVHGIGGIIGSILTGVFATKMVSGPHGVEGALYGGWHQLEVQVVATIATIIYSAVMTVIIFRVVDKIVGIRVSLRMEEEGLDVYEHGETAYN
- the surE gene encoding 5'/3'-nucleotidase SurE; this translates as MSKNKRPLVFITNDDGIYAKGLNELIKGFRKIGEIVVVAPEGARSGMSGAITSLNPVRIDLLRKEEDLTIYSCSGTPVDCVKLGVNSIVSRKPDLLVAGINHGSNAAVCVIYSGTIGATLEGCIIGIPSMGVSLTDHSPNADFSQAVKYGKLVAEKVLLEGLPKGICLNLNVPSISDVKGLKICTQTKGNWQEKIEKLKDPYDRVIYWLGGEFANEEPENTCCDEWALSKGYAALVPLQVDMTAHYFYELWKKKWEFCTESNL